Genomic window (Tribolium castaneum strain GA2 chromosome 2, icTriCast1.1, whole genome shotgun sequence):
atatcagttttaaaaatctcctgcttttattttttttttctcgaaaTGACGTTTACTATATCTTCAGACAAAGACATAAATTTACATTTGCTTGTATGTACTcgtacattttcaaaaaatatagtatGTATACAGTTCCTAgttctttttttaatcttatcaAAGTTCTTTAGACCAAACgaacaacttttttataatcgAATTAACGGAAATCTTTAACTTATCAGATACTTTTTGGAGTCATCTATGTATAaccagtattttttatttcagagaAAATCGTGCCATTTGTGCTGCCGCTTCCAACACGAAAAAGACACTCACTCTCTGTTGCCACCACGACATGTGCAACCACGTCGACAGCCCCCAAACAAAAGACATAATCAACAACACCCAACAAGGTAACCCAACCTTTACCCGttccgaattttttaaacaatttttcaatttccagAACCCCATGCCACCATCGGCAACTTACAACAACCCATAGACTACTCAAACTCCCAAGTGTGGTTCCGAGCAGCCACTATAGCAGTGCCCGTTTGTGGAGCAGTCATTCTCTTCGTCTTGATCGCACTAGCAGTTAAGATTTTACGAAGCGAAAATCAAAATCACGCCACACAAAAATTAGGGTATGTAGAAAGTGCCTTCTAGGTCgtataatagttatttatttaacgagtttgagtgtaaatcggactttttttttcacgagtggattatcaaaccacgagtgaaaacgagtggtttatcatccacaaggtgaaataaatgaactgATTTACaggaaaacgagttgaatacaacattttatttttcgaattagactcaacagcgctctgacgtttcgtattgagaaatgccaaacagttgtttgttaaaactgccttacacaggagaaaaatcgGACATTTTGACAATATCGAAGAATAAAgtcgtatttttattttatactgtACCAAgtctgataaaaaattaccgaattcaaataaaatttaaacgaaagcaaagaattacatattttttggacTGAAATGTtccacaaaaaacaaaacggTATAcagaatgattttttaaaaacggcaGTCgctgtagattttttttaggtGCCGATTGCAAAAATTGCAACCTTCCTGTTTCAAAGTGGGACCCATATTTTTCTTCTCATAATTTTGAAGatatattagtttttttgctATAAGCATGTGTAACATATCCctttagtaaaaattattgtttagtaatgattttttattaaaaaaaataaaagcaataaaatgtagttgtgaaaaaatgacgttaaaaataatattgatacaagtaaactttttttaaaataaatgattttaatcACTAAATAGATATGTTGCaactatatttcaaaaatattggcAATATTTTCTGTATGTATTTGCttcttttttttgacaataatgACATATTTGTTACCATACAACttgattttgataagttttttttttcaaattcgatattttttttattaaagtcttTGTTAAATAGAACATATTGCACATGTTTGTACCAAAAAAAGGAATATCTTCCATATTATGAAAAGAATATAATGGTTATAATATAAtggttcaaatttaaaataagaaagttgaataaaatataGCCCAAAGTATACTATgacatttctaaaaaaattagaatcaTCAGCTTATACTTCGTTAAAAgccatttaataatttttttaatttctaaaatcggaccacaaataaaaattctacagCGTCTAATTTCATCTAGACAGTTCTTTCAACATCTAATTATTATCTTAAGTATTGTTGTAATACGAGTCCAGTCGCCTTAGTCGATTTATGAAAAGAtcgtcgtccgaaatattgtaattttcttactttcattttttaaaaatcggcaaaaaacaatgaaacatATTATCTATTTAACTGACGATTCAGTGTTAAAGTCACAATATGTTAGCAAGCCTTAAAAGTTCGTAATATCCCGCATGATTAATCTAAAAAAGCTTTCATtgacaatgttgccaactGTGCATACTCTCAACGAGCTTAGTAAAAGTCACCATTAATTATCCACGTTTAAATGACGTCAATTTTAGAAacgtaaaaaagtaaaaaagcaaacagattgaagagattttttttgtgctcTTCTATATATTTTTCTGAAGATTCTCCTTCGATTTTTATGTAAAGCCGTCTATAGATATAAAATCTTGACTCTTCTTTAGAATATTTTACAAGTTCTTCTatagattaattattttttgtcgaCTCTactaaaaaattctttcataGTTTCGTCCAGGTATTTTACCATTGTTTTTGTGCTCTTATTTAGATCTTTCTTAATATTCTTCTCCGATTCTTGTCTTAAGCCGATTCATTCATTCATCATTAGATTCTGTTATAAATTCTTCTCCAGGtgcttttttacaattattttctagattctattcaaaaatattttattaacacttCCTTCTAGATGGTCCAAATTCTCTTTTAGACTTTACTCTACAGCTTTCCAAAGCATTTCTATAATttcgtttagaatttttgtagaatattcTTTAGTCTCGTTTCTGTACCCTTCTCTagatttttcttcaatttttttctaagaccGTCTTATAGATATAAACAGTTCTATATTCTCCAAATTCTTCTATAGTTTTATTTAGAACTCTCctagattatttttattttaacataccaaaaaaagttgattaattctaaaaatGCATTTTCTCCCACGGTATCCTAAAAATGATTAACAAGTTATTTggaatattttctaaaaaatatttatatgaTATACGCATATTAGAATTCACTATGTTTTCGAATAATCTCAAACGGGTCTAAAATTTCTCCAAATATTCTTGGTATTGCAAAAAGATCACAAAATTGTCAACACTGTTCATTGACACTAGTTCATTAATAATTTGTGTCTTTGGTTATTTTTATGTACCATCAATAAATGTActacaaaagaaattttagcactgtttcaaaatttttgaaatagtgGCAATGACAGTGCATATGTCATTTGAATAGATAATACTCAATATTTATGTCCATTGgagtttttaaacttttttattatgatttaaTGCCTACAGTATGAAATAATACACTACGACAACGTCAAGTATATATTTACAGTAACTCGTCTCAACTGAAATTTTCTCCTAAGTTACTGTAAAATTACTTTACCGGACTTAtcctaattaaataaaaattatttgtggaTTTTAGGACGTCATATGAACACCATATGCCTTCTCAAAGCAAGCACGGCTGTGACAAACTGGAACGCACTTACGACAACATTTTGCGAAGATCGCAGCACCAGAAATGTTTATATCAGTACCAAGGCGATGATTTGCAGCGAATTCAAGTGCCGCTACTTATCCAAAATGAAATTGGGACGCATCATACGGGGAATAAAAACGAAACCAACGCCAAACTGAACCTGATGCAAGGAGACGCAAATGTGGCGTCGGTCGTGCTAGACATTGAGAAGATCACGACCAAGTGCTCCAAAACCAATTTAGTCCATCATGTAAATAGCGACAAAAAATACATAGAGGATAAGTTCACAAGCGACGACAAGAACTTTATCAACTCGCTTAATCACTGATTGATTCAATCAACACTAACAAGGAACCAAAGTATTTAAGTAGGGTGAACATCTGAGTGGCTATTCCACGGAGGACTAAAATATTAGGACAGGTGGCGAAATTGTTCCTTGCTTGTATTTAtgctaaaaacaaacaacagaAAATTACTGTTCTAGAGAACtacattttcttaaaaaaatccgaAAGACTATATGTTGAacggtttttttttcaaacgaaaaaaattaaaatactcgTTTCGAAAAATATCGGGTGGTGTGCAATtcctatttttaatattttttcatgtgtttcctgtgaaaaatttcgaaattaatttttaaaagaaatacagAAATAATGAACAAAATGATTTCTTTAGAACCAGATGTTGCTtctaaattaaactatttgTAAATATAGATATTTAAAAGCAAGTTTTAGTGGGTTGAAAAATtcagttgtttattttttttatgaaaatacaAGTTTGAAGAATGAATCAATTAATCTGTGCgtacagtttaaaaaaatggccaGATAAAGAagctacaatatttttttcattcgatttaaataagtttttctaaaaaaattaaacgtttgaATTTTCCAACCCTTGTAGATTTGTTTAAGTTAAGAATGATATATTAACTGAACTGTGAGATGATTTTGTAATTTAGAAGCAACATACACagggtcgtttttaaaaaaacggcAGGCGCTGTAGAACTTTTATTTATGGCccgaataataaaaaaaataaaacgaatgGCTTCTCATGTATTATAAGctgatgattttaatttttttctaaatctcATAGTATATTTTGGGCTCCATTCAACTTATTTCCAATTGCGActcatatttttcttttaatattttagaagatattAGTTATTTAGTACAAACATGTGTGTTTAtactaaatttttcataaaaaaaacattaaaaatgaagaacatttaataaaagttaataaaatctaataaaaactattctttaaaataaagattttaactACTTAATAGATATGttaatttatatattttgttatttgctgCGTTTTGACATAACAATAACAGCAGTGTCTTATATGACACCATAcaactaaattttattaatatttttgaaatttggtaattttttaaagtagaaCATATTGCacatgtttgtaaaaaaaataatatattccaatttataaaaagaaaaaaaaagttttagttGACAATAAGAACGTTGAATATAGCCAAAAGTAGAGCCTGTTAgagaatggtttagcaaaaatttaaaggtagacAGAGAATGGCAGTATAAATCGATTAGGCAAAATTTATGTCAATCAAAAATgcagttttcccaaaaaatcattcccaaattttgagaacccctgaactagaattataaaaattagcataCATTTAATactattgacaaaacagcagaggtaaattaacttcttggtccactacgttattcttctatttgaatttgtgttttatcattaaattttacgaaaaaaaatttttttgaccgAGATTCAAACCTCCCACTCAAATGAACATGTtaatcacaattttgaaaaattctcaaaacgcccATACGCcaccattttgtttaatgaaaaaattaactgctaataaactatcacaagccacacagtggctctcaacaggtggattaataaaaatttctaaagaaaattcgtactttttggaaaaatgatatgaTAACTCGTCTGATtatgaaaaattcacaaacgaattattgctaagccattccctaacaccctgGATAccaacatttacatttttttaagccaactattttacttttttaatttttgaaatcggatcatataaaaaatctataacgcgctgctgtttttttaatcatcctgaagttgtaaaaaatcattttatttattttcccttTTAACCATACAGTTTACCAtgattgcattttttccaaacaactTAAATTGTTTGTGTCCTAGTTTAGTCCTCCAGAGATAAGACTTAACGCACTTGCGGCTGTGACATTCTTGGATTTTGCGACTGACCGCACCATAAAATATTTCCAGGATTGCCGTGATGTTTACCACTTGATAATGACTGctcaaatttaattactcGTAATATGTACATATCTTGTATACTTTTAACATTCTGACTGTATTCGcttattttgtataatattaGTTAAGGAAATGCTTATTTATTGTGCCTTTTTATATCCAGCAAATAAAAGTTCTAAATCAGATGTAAcgtctttatttaaaaaaaggttttacTCAACAAAGTGAGACAAGTTCAAATGACCTGGAAACTGGGAAGTGGTAGTACAGATTCattcaagtaaaaaaatataaatcaacAAAGATGACAATTCTGTTGACAACAACATTACAGCGTgaatttatatacttttgcttaaaaatatacaTCTATGAGATTGAAATACGTTTTGCTACAAATATAGTTCTTTGAGTGGGCTTAACTGAGAACATTGTATATTATTAATCGGGCGCTATTTATAGACGACATGAAACAAAATGATTTCCTCTTCGGATATTAAAACAGATAAATGACTAGAAAGaagtaaaagaaaataaaaaacaaaaccaaacaGTTCATTCCAACTACATGCACGTTTAATCGTCTAAACTATATTAATAGCAAAGTTATTGAGTTTTCAAATCCTAAACATGTATGTCTATGTATCACAATCATGTAACTGTATATACGTTACAACAAGTTCTAAGTTTACTTCTTTTTGATACTGAAGTCTAAATACCAGCGATTTAGTTAGGTTATAGAAGACATCATTGCACGACACAATGTGTTGTTTGAAATCGAACTTTTACTTACGTATTAAAACCCTTCTTCAGTCAAACAACGAGGAAAGAATGTCGTTATTAAAATCTAATAATTTAAGGCATTCGGGATAGCCTTGACTCTATCAAGACTGTGtccaacataaaaaacatcaaacttAAATAAGCGAATTACTGTTACAATTCACCCTTTCCATGATCGAATTAACATACGCTTCGTGTATCTGTCTGGtaaaattcgaattagttttcAACAAATGAATAAGAGCTTGTGCTAGCTGCTTTTCCGTCAAGAGATCGATATTTTCGATTTTAGGTTCGGTCTTGCTGTTGTCCAACTTCTCTGTGTTTGTCGGAGTTGTGAACATCATCGGAGTCATCAGTTGCGGTTTCTGCGCGTTGTCTAGGAATTGTGCAAAGGGCGAAGTCCTCATTGCATCAGATTCTTCAGGTTGTTGCAATTGACTTGGCCCTTGCAGAAGGAATGCCAAAGGCGATGAACCTTGATAAGCCTGGTTGGGGGGTGAAACCCCCATAAAACTCATTCGATTTTCTTGGTCTTTTCGGTCAACTGTGTTGCTAGTGCTGGGGAATGAGATCGGAACGCTGCGCCTGTCTGCGTTTATTTTGTGGCGTAAAGGTACCTgcaagtaaattaaatttatttttaaaaacaaagtaatataattaaaataatattaggaAAAGTAAGCCATTATTCACTGAATATTTTGTTACACTCGCCTTCGGCtcgcaaatttaattaaattaatagcAGTTTGTTGGTCGACTGAAAAGTGTGTTTTATTGCACCGTTACAGTTACCTATATGAATGAACTCGTTTATGTAACATATTTATAAACCAGTAGCGATAAAAGTGACATATGCGTTGTTGTTAAACACTGGTCATTAATGACAAAAGTGACAGTGAGACATTTGTTTATTACATGTTATGCGAATAGGTGTGctgcatttatttaaaaagtggcGCCTGATAGTGGCAGTAAATTACGATAATGAATGATATTTACTATTTAGTACCGTATTTGCAATAATGTTGATAATCTATAACTGTCTTATTTAATAAGAGGTCGAGTCCTTTTCCTAAATTTATGCTCTATTTATTTCCCAGTAGAAGAAAAACATTACTATGTGGGGACTCAAAATGTAGTTCAATGTGGGGTTTCTTagaatatataatttgcagtaaATATTCTCCACTGACAAATCCAAAATTGCATTTAGTActtcacttttattttattatagagCTGAAATTTGATACATTTATGGTCAATTCAGATTTATGttcgtaattttaaaaatagtaaagCCAGCACGTTATAATTTATGGAAGTGTAGGTGTGTTTTCACATGATCACCCAAGGGTTATTGTTATgtgtttataaattattctcGCAACATTAAAGCAATACAATAAATATCTGAACATTTCTTATTTTCGCTTTCTaagatttattttgtttaataggTACACTATTTCATCAAGTGAACaacgattttttattgatgTACCAATGTCAATTACCGTCTGtggataattaataataatagcattaagaaaaatttctgACTTAATTTTCCagattccaaaaaaataacacaatccTTCGACGAATTAATGTTCCCCTCTCTATTTACTGCAAGAAGTGAAATATCATGAACCTATTTTTGGTGTGGGAGCTGAACAATTGCATCTCAATACATGcttaaataaacgtttttctaaaatagtccgtaatattttttctacacaATTTGCGTATCGTAATATCCAATGGAGtgctataataattataccAAAAACCGGGGTAATTTAGTTGGATAAGGTTGACAacctagttttttgacaattatctgagagaactgtcagtgtcaatcgacacctgtttcaagtgcataatttaatcaatttgTTTAGGGGTATATTGCAAAGCCTCTTGGAcgccaaattattaatttcatttcacgGCCTGTGCGCAACTGCTGTCAACTGCCACAAAATTccctaaatttcgaaattaatttttttggtacaaaaagtgcgaagtagaaaaaatactgtatgtTATCTCGTTTATaaggcattttgtcgcacttaCTCTATTATTCGtgcgtgcgacaaaatgcgtctcataaaactcgtatcataatatactattttgaaCCAAATGCAAGAACTCATCGGTGCcgcaaaattcacaaaaagcACTGCCCTTTAAAcaactttataaaataaatcatttcgCATATTGAAAACTTACTTATTGAAACGctattttacacaatttcttTATTGCTGAAATTATGTAATGTTtgaatatgtttgaaaattctGGAAGGCGCCATCTAGTAGCGACCATAAACACGATAGAGATATTTTCAACGGAGTACAGCACACCAGTGGTGCATAAACCAAACTTTGTTCGGAACGAGCCTATTTCTAAATTCCAGACAAGGGGACTTCCCAGGGGCGCACATCCCTTCACGATGAGAGATGCTAACAGTCGCACTGTGCTTTTCTCGATCGAAAACATCTATCACACCCGTATTTTTGAGGtctaataaagaaatattttatcttatttttttaataaaaagcgtCGACCAATAAAGCTGAATACAAAGTAATTTTCTTTCTTACCTATCCCATTCTTGCACCGaagttttcactttttatttatatactcCTTAAATCTGAAGCATATACTCCCTGTGTAATACAAGGTGTGTTAGAATAATTTTCATGtagttaactttaaaaaagatttacgtgtaaaaaaattgtgctgcCCTACGTAGATGACACCGCTGACAATAAATTTCTTAACTCTCACTCGtaaaattcactaattatTATCAGTTAATCAGATTCAAAAGTATCCtttaaaaacaactaaaatGTTATTTCTGTAAGAATGTCAAAAGAATATAAATTATACAGAGTGGTTCAAAAAGATGTTGGCAAAACAGCTCATTTGTGGggtttataagcaaaaaatgtcTGTCTTAACAGCTTAATGTTTGGTAACATCTTTTTAAACCACGCTATATAATAAGGGCCCTTAGGGTATACACCTGATGTAATTCTTTCACAGtatgataataaattattaagttgAACCATTTGgcaacacttttttaaatagtgaacaaaaatttaaaccgtttttctcaaaacccagattttaacatttaacataacaatgaatgatttatttatcaaaagttTTTGAACAAGTTGGGTTTGtgttttgcgattttttttatcaaatttatgtACCCTGATCATTGATcacaaataatgaaataataaactgCTTGTCATATTAGTACTTTCAGTGAAGCCCAAGTTAATGATTATTGTTACAGTCGAAGCAGCAGTTCTCAAACAaatataatgtaaaataaactattttctattagtgtgaattttttgtaattgccgctattttgttttaataggCATCTTAAAGCATGCAACGTCATCTGTATTTCTGAAATCTTTTTATCCGCaacttttaaaacatttttcgtCGCTGTTTATGTTTTagtattatttgaaattaaaatttaagccACAGAATGTTTTATCTTAAAAACGTCAATAACGTCAAAAATGTTCATAGTTGTCAGTCATCGTTGTTTATAATCAGATTCATTTCGATTTTAAATATGACGCATTACTAatcaaatgacaaaaaaacgGACATGATCCTCATCTATGACGAATGTCGCAAGAATGCAACAGCTGCTGCAGATCTTTATTTACAAAGATATCCCAATAGAGAACAAAATTACGTCAAGAGTGACCTCCTCACAAGAAAATTCGAACGAGGACAGTTACTGGTCCAGACAACGAAGTAACAGTTCTTCAGGAAGTGGACGAAAATTCACCTATCAGCCAAAGGGCTTTAGCAAGACACTTTCAAATAAGCCGAAGATCAGTAGGACGGACTTTGCGTGCTAATAAATTTCATCCTTACCACATTAGTTTGGTACAAAAACCCAAACCAGTGAGACTAtccagaaaaattaaatttggatgaaaattttttcgacgaaattttatttattgatgagGCTACATTTAGTAATAATTTGTGAAACCCATTTCCAGACTGTTTTTTCAGTTAACTTATGGTGCGGTATCATTAGAGAGCACATAATTCGACCCCATTTCATTGATGGAAAAATGTAtcgtcattttttcaaatgaaattacCTTTATTGGTAGAAAACTTGG
Coding sequences:
- the LOC103314170 gene encoding BMP and activin membrane-bound inhibitor homolog — protein: MLERDKRTLFAWILTSSMSSLVYSLETEEPITVNKARTWARFSTDYVRCFCNLPQCVSTGYMCLSSEGGCFSSFLDHAGHHSKDYRGRHGCLEFLSEENRAICAAASNTKKTLTLCCHHDMCNHVDSPQTKDIINNTQQEPHATIGNLQQPIDYSNSQVWFRAATIAVPVCGAVILFVLIALAVKILRSENQNHATQKLGTSYEHHMPSQSKHGCDKLERTYDNILRRSQHQKCLYQYQGDDLQRIQVPLLIQNEIGTHHTGNKNETNAKLNLMQGDANVASVVLDIEKITTKCSKTNLVHHVNSDKKYIEDKFTSDDKNFINSLNH